The Lycium ferocissimum isolate CSIRO_LF1 chromosome 10, AGI_CSIRO_Lferr_CH_V1, whole genome shotgun sequence genome window below encodes:
- the LOC132033551 gene encoding E3 ubiquitin-protein ligase RSL1-like isoform X2: MVSSLFSHFSFMDLPANKFSGLIPATFSGLVSSSSCPLLDFIGRLSPVTGAASAAAILIVTVALPGFFYLKKNKNKPQFNVRRESRETPIFDPRLNEFVGGLVHQDAEYAEELQLQEALVASLYTGQSSNYASLSGQGLLSEPETLKLENERDDQLNSFCEICLDNKESWEMFKNDGCSHSFCYECTSKHIMARISQKSKVIGCPGVSCCAALDVNACRFMIPEEALILWDESVCQSMILDSQKLYCPFRDCSALLVNDSEVSIERIECPLCKRSFCAACRVPWHSEFTCKEFQKLNAKKSGKGEDMVKTLAKKKNWQKCPNCKIFVEKTEGCIHMTCRCEYEFCYRCGAKWTGSHNCRRK; this comes from the exons ATggtttcttctttattttcccATTTCAGTTTCATGGATTTACCGGCTAACAAATTCTCCGGTCTAATTCCGGCGACTTTCAGTGGCCTTGTTAGCTCATCATCATGTCCTCTTTTAGACTTCATCGGACGACTTTCTCCGGTCACCGGTGCTGCATCTGCCGCCGCAATATTAATCGTAACCGTCGCACTACCCGGCTTcttttacttgaaaaaaaataaaaataaaccgCAGTTTAATGTCCGCCGTGAATCGAGAGAAACTCCGATATTTGATCCTCGTCTAAACG AATTTGTTGGAGGACTTGTCCATCAAGATGCTGAATATGCAGAAGAGTTACAGCTCCAAGAAGCTTTAGTAGCCTCACTTTACACTGGTCAAAGCAGTAACTATGCATCTCTATCTGGTCAAGGACTATTGTCGGAACCAGAAACGTTGAAGCTTGAAAATGAACGTGACGATCAACTCAACAGCTTCTGTGAGATTTGCTTGGATAACAAAGAAAGCTGGGAGATGTTTAAAAATGATGGTTGTTCTCATTCCTTCTGTTATGAATGCACAAGCAAGCATATTATGGCAAGGATTTCACAGAAATCAAAAGTGATTGGTTGCCCCGGAGTAAGTTGCTGTGCTGCACTTGATGTTAATGCTTGTCGGTTCATGATTCCTGAAGAGGCACTAATCCTGTGGGATGAATCAGTATGCCAGTCAATGATTCTCGACTCTCAAAAGCTGTACTGCCCTTTCCGTGATTGCTCAGCTCTGTTGGTAAATGATTCTGAGGTGAGTATAGAAAGGATAGAATGCCCTTTGTGCAAGAGATCATTCTGTGCAGCATGTCGAGTTCCTTGGCATTCGGAATTTACATGCAAAGAATTCCAGAAACTGAATGCAAAAAAGAGCGGCAAAGGGGAAGACATGGTGAAGACACTTGCCAAGAAGAAAAACTGGCAGAAATGTCCTAATTGTAAAATATTTGTTGAGAAGACAGAGGGATGCATTCACATGACTTGTAGGTGTGAATATGAGTTCTGCTACAGATGTGGTGCTAAATGGACTGGTTCTCATAATTGCCGTAGAAAATGA
- the LOC132033551 gene encoding E3 ubiquitin-protein ligase RSL1-like isoform X1 encodes MVSSLFSHFSFMDLPANKFSGLIPATFSGLVSSSSCPLLDFIGRLSPVTGAASAAAILIVTVALPGFFYLKKNKNKPQFNVRRESRETPMFDPRLNEFVGGLVHQDAEYAEELQLQEALVASLYTGQSSNYASLSGQGLLSEPETLKLENERDDQLNSFCEICLDNKESWEMFKNDGCSHSFCYECTSKHIMARISQKSKVIGCPGVSCCAALDVNACRFMIPEEALILWDESVCQSMILDSQKLYCPFRDCSALLVNDSEVSIERIECPLCKRSFCAACRVPWHSEFTCKEFQKLNAKKSGKGEDMVKTLAKKKNWQKCPNCKIFVEKTEGCIHMTCRCEYEFCYRCGAKWTGSHNCRRK; translated from the exons ATggtttcttctttattttcccATTTCAGTTTCATGGATTTACCGGCTAACAAATTCTCCGGTCTAATTCCGGCGACTTTCAGTGGCCTTGTTAGCTCATCATCATGTCCTCTTTTAGACTTCATCGGACGACTTTCTCCGGTCACCGGTGCTGCATCTGCCGCCGCTATTTTAATCGTAACCGTCGCACTACCCGGCTTcttttacttgaaaaaaaataaaaataaaccgCAGTTTAATGTCCGCCGTGAATCGAGAGAAACTCCGATGTTTGATCCTCGTCTAAACG AATTTGTTGGAGGACTTGTCCATCAAGATGCTGAATATGCAGAAGAGTTACAGCTCCAAGAAGCTTTAGTAGCCTCACTTTACACTGGTCAAAGCAGTAACTATGCATCTCTATCTGGTCAAGGACTATTGTCGGAACCAGAAACGTTGAAGCTTGAAAATGAACGTGACGATCAACTCAACAGCTTCTGTGAGATTTGCTTGGATAACAAAGAAAGCTGGGAGATGTTTAAAAATGATGGTTGTTCTCATTCCTTCTGTTATGAATGCACAAGCAAGCATATTATGGCAAGGATTTCACAGAAATCAAAAGTGATTGGTTGCCCCGGAGTAAGTTGCTGTGCTGCACTTGATGTTAATGCTTGTCGGTTCATGATTCCTGAAGAGGCACTAATCCTGTGGGATGAATCAGTATGCCAGTCAATGATTCTCGACTCTCAAAAGCTGTACTGCCCTTTCCGTGATTGCTCAGCTCTGTTGGTAAATGATTCTGAGGTGAGTATAGAAAGGATAGAATGCCCTTTGTGCAAGAGATCATTCTGTGCAGCATGTCGAGTTCCTTGGCATTCGGAATTTACATGCAAAGAATTCCAGAAACTGAATGCAAAAAAGAGCGGCAAAGGGGAAGACATGGTGAAGACACTTGCCAAGAAGAAAAACTGGCAGAAATGTCCTAATTGTAAAATATTTGTTGAGAAGACAGAGGGATGCATTCACATGACTTGTAGGTGTGAATATGAGTTCTGCTACAGATGTGGTGCTAAATGGACTGGTTCTCATAATTGCCGTAGAAAATGA